Part of the Longimicrobium sp. genome is shown below.
TCCAGCGTGTCCAGCGGGGGAAAGAAGCGGAAGATGGCGCCGAAGCGCTTGCTCTTCAGCTCGCGGAACTGGATCAGGTACATGAGCCCCGCCGCGAAGGCCACGGTCAGCCCCGCGTAGCCCACGAAGGCCAGCACCACGTGGAAGACGAACCACGGCCCCTGGAAGTCCATCACCTGCCGCGACGGCCGCACCCCCACGATCTCCGCGATGGCCGCTACCGCCGCGGCGACGGGGACGAGCACCAGGCCCACCGGCCCCGTCCGCCCCACCGTCGCCAGCCCCAGCGACCCCGCGGCGATGAGCAGCGCGAAGACGGAGAGCGAGGGACCCAGCCCCACCAGCGGCAGCTCGTGGAACTCGCGCGCGTAGACGACCAGCTCCGCGAGGTGCGCCACGATCGCCGCCGCCAGCACCGTCGCGGCGATGCCGGGGAGACGCCGGTCGCTGCGCGCCATCGACACGCCCAAGAGGGCGGCCGAAAGCGCGTACAGCGAGAGCGAGACAAGGTGCAGGGTTGCGGTGGTCATCGCGTGGAAAATGCGACGCAGAGCGGCGTTACGGAAGGGCGGCGGCCCGCGTTCGAGCCGAACGGACGTTCGCACCGGCGTACCCCGGTATGCGCCCTGCGGTCCGGCGCGCGGTTCCCATCGCGGAAGAACACTTCGGCCGGGAGGCGCGCATGCGCAGGCTCTCCCCCGCCATGCTGGCGGGTCTGGTGTCCGGGCTCCTCTTCTACCTGAACGCGCTGGTCCCCTACAGCCACGCCTGGCCACTGGTCTGGCCGGTGCTGGGCGGCGCGGCGGCGGTCGTCCTCGCGCGGCGCGCGGGGCACGGACGTGGCGCGCTGGGCACCGGCGCGGCCGCGGGCGCCATCGCCGGCGGCGTCTTTCTCGCCCTCACCATCCCCACGCTCTTCCTGCTGTCGCTGCCGTCGATGGAAGGCGTGGACCGGCTGCTGGGCGGCGACGGGCGGCTGGTGGTCACGGGCTCGATGATGATCGCGATCGCCGCGGCGGCCGCGTTCGGCATCCCCAGCGGCGCGATCGGCGGCATCGCGGGGCGCCTCGTCGCCCGGCCGCGCGCTGTCTGATTCCAGAGCCCGGACAAGTGGAGAGGGGCGGCGAAGCATCGTGTGCTCCGCCGCCCCTCTCCATCTACCGTACTCTCGTACTTCCGTACTTTCTCAGGGCATCGCCGCCACGCGCCGGACCGGCTGGCCGACCACGATGGCCGGCTGCTGCATGTTGGTGATGCGAGCGCTGGCGGTCTGGTCCGTCACCTTCACCACCTGCAGCCGGGCGACGGGGATCTCGGGGCGCGTACCCCAGTCGCGGCGCTCGCGGGGGAGGAACACCTCGAACTCGTCGCCCTCCTTCACCCCCGCCTGCCGGCCCACGTCCAGGAAGGCGATCTCCTCCACGGCCTGCGCCGGGTGCGCCTTCTCGAAGGCGAAGATGCGCCCCTGCAGCCCCGCCGACGCCGCCGGCATCACCCCCGCGCGCACCGGGAAGGGCGCCATCGGCACCACCAGGTCGCCGGGGCGGACCGGGTCGTACATGCGGACCACGACCACCGTGGCCACGTTCCCGTCCACGTTCGCCACCGTGCCCACGCCGGTGGGCGACCAAACGCGGCCGTACGGGCGCAGCTCGCGGGCGGGGCGCACGAACTGGATGCGGTCGCCGATGCGGAAGGCGGCGCCGGCCTCGCCCGCCACGTACACCTTGTCGTACACCTGGATGGTGGGCGGGCTCTCCAGCGGCACCACGGTGGGCGACACGATCTCGGCCACGCGCCCCAGCGGCCGGATCTCGTTGTCGCGCGCCAGGAAGGCGGCGCGGTAGTAGTCGCCCGTGCGCACCACCGGGTATTCGGCCGAGCCGGCGGGAAGGATGGTCAGCCGGTCGCGCGGCGAGTCCTGCGGGCCGCGGTAGAACACGGTGTGCTCGCCCTCCTGCGCCCGCCCGGACACGCCCGTGGGCAGCACCAGCCGCTCGTTGGGGTAGATCCAGCGCGGGTCGCGCACCACGTCGGTGTTCAGCCGGAAGATCTCGGGCCACAGGAAGGGGTCCGACATGTACTCCCGGGCCAGGTCCCACAGCGTGTCGCCGCGGCGGACCACGTGCACGCGCCCTTCCGGCACGGTGTCGCGCTGCGCCGCCAGCGGGCCCGCGGCGGCCAGGGTGGCGGCTGCGACGAGTGCGGCTTTCTTCACGAGACCTCGCAGTGTGCGGAAGACGGGTCGGGGTGTGGTGGCGCGGCGGGCGCGGTGCCCGCGCGGGCGTCCCGGGCGGCTCCGTAAAGGGAGCGGCCGGGGTTCAGTACAAGGTGATGCGTCGGGGAGACGGCAGAATGGTAAGGCGCCCCCGTCCCGCCCGTCAAGGAAAACGGCCCGCGCGCCGCGGAATCGCCCGTTCGGCGGTCCGTGTGCGCGCTACATGGACGGCTCATTGCGCCCGCATCTGTCCCGGTCCGCCCCGCCCACCGCCATCCCCGTGCCGCAAGGGCATGGGAGATGGAAGAAGATGCCGCGCAATCACTTGCATCGCCACCCGACCGTGGGAGATGCGGGTGAACAGATGACCGAAGTTCGCGCAGCGGAAAAGATTGCGCCGGCTTTGCGGCCGCCGTTCGCAGGCGGGGAGGTGAACTCAGGTCGGGGAGCGCGGCGGCGGCAACCCGAGATCGGCTAATGCGTTGAGCTCTACCCAGCGGCGAAAGAAGGGGTCATCGAACGTGTATGAACCCGCTTCCGAGCGAGCGATGACTTCGCGTTCCACCAACCGCGACAGAGCGCTCGAAACGGTGGATTTCGCCCCCAGTCTGAACCGGCTCATGGTTTCCGCGCGGGTGATCGGAAGTCCTGGCTCCGCCGCGAGGGCACGTAAGATCCGTTGATCAACCGTCTGAAGCGTTCTCCAGAGCGAGTCATACAGCGCGCCTTGTTCGCGGACCAGGCGGTCCAGCGCCGCTTCCGCCGCCCCCTCCTCTGCGGTACCCGTTTGCACCGAAGCATCCCACACGACCCGCGCCAGCTGCACTACGTCGCGAGTACGCGGATAGGCAAGCGAAACAACCCGATCCGCCACGGTCAACGGAATCTTGAGGCCGGTCCGCGCCGCACGGCTCGTGATCCACTCCGCGAGGACGTCTCCCGAGATCGGCCCAAAGTGCAGGTGGTCGACCTGCTTCCACAACGCGCGGCCCTTGCTCGTGAGCATTGCTTCAATGAGATGCCGCTTGGATCCGGCAAGGACGTAGGTGAGACTTCGGTGCGTTTCCATAGCAGCCTTCAGGGCCCATTCAGCATCCTCGCCACCCCACTCATGAATCCGCTGGAACTCGTCGATCGCGATCCCCAGGGTGATGTTCTGGCCCTCCAACTGCGCGTTCACGGCATCCAGCACCTCCCAAAGCAAGCGCGGCCGTTCGTCGCCGCCCTCGCGCATCCCGAACCCAAATCGCACGGTGGGTGGCGACCCAGGGGCCGAGCCGGGCCGCAGCTCCATGGTGGCCTGAAGACGCTCGGCGATGCGCTCGACAGTCTCGCGCCACTGTTTGCCGATCTCCTGCCGAACCGCGTTCAGCAGCTGCTGCGCGGCATCCGCGGGGCCAGTCGCGGTAGCAAAGCTTGCGACCGCGACCCTGTAACCTGCCTTGCGCGCTAGCGCCGCTGCGCGATCCAGAGCGCTCGACTTACCGAGCCTGCGATCTCCGAACACTACGAGGCGCGACCCGGGTTCCCGCAGGGCGCGCACAATTCGATCGACCTCCTTTTCCCGATCAGCGAAATGAGCATCACGAGCAAGTAGACCAATCTCGAATGGATTCCGCGGAGGAGCGGGAATCTTACGGGGCATTTGTGTCGGGCTCCGACCGGCGTACGAGTACGAAAGTTTCGGTCCGAAAAATCTCGGACCGAAACTTTCGTACCGCAACCCTTGTTACCGCGCCAGCACTCACCCGCCCGCGAACAGCTCCGGCTGGACCGGCTCCGCGGGCATCTCCACCTCCGGCTCGATTAGCTGCGGCCCGTCGAAGCTCGGGCGGTTCACCGCAGTGGAGACGGCGTGCATGCGCAGGGTGCCGTCCGGCGCGGAGCGCAGCAGCGCGAGCACGTCCGCCGCGGGCGTCTCGGGATCGAGCCACTCGTCGCGGTCCCCGGGAGATACGATCACCGGCATGCGATCGTGGATGCCGCTCACGTCGCCGCTGGGCGTGGTGGTGAGGATGGTGAAGGTGAGCACCGGCTCCGCGTCCTTCACCGGGCGCCAGCTCTCCCACAGCCCGGCGAAGGTGAGCGGCCCGCCGTCCGCCGCGTAGATCCAGTGCGGGA
Proteins encoded:
- a CDS encoding cytochrome C assembly family protein, which codes for MTTATLHLVSLSLYALSAALLGVSMARSDRRLPGIAATVLAAAIVAHLAELVVYAREFHELPLVGLGPSLSVFALLIAAGSLGLATVGRTGPVGLVLVPVAAAVAAIAEIVGVRPSRQVMDFQGPWFVFHVVLAFVGYAGLTVAFAAGLMYLIQFRELKSKRFGAIFRFFPPLDTLDRIGRGGLIAGMSFLTLALLVGWAWTERFGHPMSPGNPKVVWGILSWLVFAAALASRAGGGRPARRAALASVVGFAVVIFGYVVLRMAESGGGAFL
- a CDS encoding LysM peptidoglycan-binding domain-containing protein, which encodes MKKAALVAAATLAAAGPLAAQRDTVPEGRVHVVRRGDTLWDLAREYMSDPFLWPEIFRLNTDVVRDPRWIYPNERLVLPTGVSGRAQEGEHTVFYRGPQDSPRDRLTILPAGSAEYPVVRTGDYYRAAFLARDNEIRPLGRVAEIVSPTVVPLESPPTIQVYDKVYVAGEAGAAFRIGDRIQFVRPARELRPYGRVWSPTGVGTVANVDGNVATVVVVRMYDPVRPGDLVVPMAPFPVRAGVMPAASAGLQGRIFAFEKAHPAQAVEEIAFLDVGRQAGVKEGDEFEVFLPRERRDWGTRPEIPVARLQVVKVTDQTASARITNMQQPAIVVGQPVRRVAAMP
- a CDS encoding SOS response-associated peptidase, with translation MCGRFGQKASSAELAAAFEAAWRCEEPELPRFNIAPTQHAPVLLSDAGRRVLDVFRWGLIPSWARDAAIGNKMINARAEGVAEKPAYRAAFQRRRCLVPASGFYEWKKATGGKIPHWIYAADGGPLTFAGLWESWRPVKDAEPVLTFTILTTTPSGDVSGIHDRMPVIVSPGDRDEWLDPETPAADVLALLRSAPDGTLRMHAVSTAVNRPSFDGPQLIEPEVEMPAEPVQPELFAGG